The Coffea arabica cultivar ET-39 chromosome 4e, Coffea Arabica ET-39 HiFi, whole genome shotgun sequence genome includes a window with the following:
- the LOC140005703 gene encoding lysine histidine transporter 2-like, whose translation MERNPSSEQKRRAADDDINAWLPVTSSRDAKWYYSAFHNVTAMVGAGVLGLPYAMSELGWGPGIAIMILSWVITLYTLWQMVEMHEPEPGRRLDRYHELGQEAFGEKLGLWVVVPQQLMVEIGVNIVYMVTGGKSLQKFHDLVCPNCSHIRTTYFIAIFGSVHLVLSHLPNFNSIAGVSLAAAVMSFSYSFIAWVASVKKGVQPDVKYTPRASTDAGKVFQFLSALGDVAFAFAGHNVVLEIQATMPSSPEKPSKKPMWKGVVVAYIVVALCYFPVAFVGYWAFGNSVEDNILISLNKPVWLVAAANLFVVIHVIGSYQVFAMPVFDMMESFLVKVLSIKPSLLLRICTRTTYVATTMVLAMAFPFFGALLGFFGGFAFAPTTYYLPCIIWLVIRKPRKYSLTWFINWICIILGFLLMVLAPIGALREIVLSAKNYKLFS comes from the exons ATGGAAAGAAACCCATCATCAGAGCAGAAACGAAGAGCTGCTGATGACGATATCAATGCTTGGCTTCCTGTAACCTCCTCAAGAGATGCAAAATGGTATTATTCTGCTTTCCACAACGTTACTGCTATGGTTGGTGCTGGTGTCCTCGGCCTCCCCTATGCCATGTCTGAATTGGGATG GGGTCCTGGAATTGCCATAATGATTCTATCATGGGTCATTACCCTATATACCCTATGGCAGATGGTGGAAATGCACGAACCTGAGCCTGGCAGGAGACTTGATAGGTACCATGAGTTGGGTCAGGAGGCTTTTGGTGAGAAACTAGGGCTATGGGTTGTTGTACCCCAACAGCTGATGGTGGAAATAGGAGTCAACATTGTATACATGGTTACTGGAGGAAAATCCCTACAGAAATTCCATGACCTTGTCTGCCCCAACTGTAGCCACATCAGGACCACCTATTTTATCGCCATATTCGGTTCAGTTCACTTGGTTCTCTCCCATCTTCCCAATTTTAATTCCATTGCAGGTGTCTCTCTTGCTGCTGCAGTCATGTCCTTCAG TTATTCCTTTATAGCTTGGGTGGCATCTGTTAAGAAGGGGGTTCAACCAGATGTGAAGTACACTCCAAGGGCATCAACCGATGCAGGGAAAGTCTTCCAATTCCTGAGTGCATTGGGTGATGTAGCTTTTGCTTTTGCTGGTCATAATGTGGTGTTGGAGATTCAGGCAACAATGCCTTCTTCACCTGAGAAACCTTCCAAGAAACCCATGTGGAAAGGTGTCGTAGTTGCCTACATTGTTGTGGCCTTGTGTTACTTCCCAGTTGCATTTGTTGGATACTGGGCATTCGGAAACAGTGTTGAGGACAACATCCTAATTTCATTGAACAAACCAGTTTGGCTTGTTGCAGCTGCTAACTTGTTTGTTGTCATTCATGTGATTGGAAGTTATCAG GTATTTGCCATGCCAGTTTTTGACATGATGGAATCTTTTCTGGTGAAAGTGTTGAGCATCAAACCAAGTCTACTGCTTCGTATTTGCACTCGAACTACATATGTTG CCACTACAATGGTACTAGCGATGGCATTTCCTTTCTTTGGTGCCCTTCTCGGCTTCTTTGGAGGGTTTGCTTTTGCACCAACAACTTACTAT CTTCCGTGCATTATATGGCTCGTCAtaagaaaaccaagaaaataTAGCTTGACTTGGTTCATAAATTGG ATATGCATAATTCTTGGTTTTCTGCTGATGGTTTTAGCCCCCATTGGAGCATTGAGAGAGATAGTGTTGTCAGCCAAAAACTACAAGTTGTTTTCTTGA